A portion of the Stigmatella aurantiaca DW4/3-1 genome contains these proteins:
- a CDS encoding tRNA-(ms[2]io[6]A)-hydroxylase, with product MSRPTPSRRPLSGEGPVFLHSPTDPRWLPLALEHFNEVLIDHAHCEKKAAANALSLLQAYPDLPGLPAQMARLAREESAHLARVLDLMAARGLTLSRDAGDPYAQGLQKLIRTPSPDRRVDRLLVAAIIEARSCERLSLLAEGLEDPSLRRFYGELAQSEDGHQSLFYRLAVTASGDEATVKERLETLLAGEAQVVASVGLRAAIH from the coding sequence ATGTCCCGCCCGACCCCCAGCCGCCGTCCCCTCTCTGGAGAGGGCCCTGTCTTCCTGCACTCGCCCACGGATCCGCGCTGGCTGCCGCTGGCGCTCGAGCACTTCAACGAGGTGCTCATCGACCATGCCCACTGCGAGAAGAAGGCGGCCGCCAACGCCCTGTCGCTGCTCCAGGCCTATCCGGACCTGCCGGGCCTGCCCGCGCAGATGGCCCGGCTGGCCCGCGAGGAGAGCGCCCACCTGGCCCGGGTGCTCGATTTGATGGCCGCCCGGGGCCTCACCTTGAGCCGCGACGCGGGAGACCCCTATGCCCAGGGGCTCCAGAAGCTCATCCGGACCCCTTCCCCAGACCGCCGGGTGGACCGCCTGCTGGTGGCCGCCATCATCGAGGCCCGCTCCTGCGAGCGCCTCTCCCTGCTCGCCGAGGGCTTGGAGGATCCTTCCCTGCGGCGTTTCTATGGAGAGCTGGCCCAGTCCGAGGACGGACACCAGTCCCTCTTCTATCGCCTGGCCGTGACGGCCTCGGGGGACGAAGCCACGGTGAAGGAGCGGCTCGAAACCTTGCTGGCCGGAGAGGCCCAGGTGGTGGCCTCCGTGGGGCTGCGCGCGGCCATCCACTGA